One segment of Drosophila mauritiana strain mau12 chromosome 3R, ASM438214v1, whole genome shotgun sequence DNA contains the following:
- the LOC117144527 gene encoding mucin-5AC, producing the protein MMLMPLKGNSKYKMRCTQLNLLCALIVLVILGYTSAESKYRTPARILAKQTGATQFEEERYEAHTNCNEHKHHLKKRASDEDVDYEVYQGVVGRPGIDFPIYPRIPKTSFSCRSYGNGYFADMETDCQVFHICEEGRKISFLCPNGTIFQQSELTCDWWFKVNCLGSSGYYAESAEILNKQRVHRVRPSVPVQGFNIVGGGLNIKPKVTPVAGQGRSAGPRANPDRRIDSTEDVPASVESVDFDDVSGEKQRKVLPSIDNNSNDQESQITAESFSFVSGSGKRRTNKESNPNRNDDITVLKPARLRTPVATQERGVSTERARNGQRGQHRYSGSEEHSKEREKPTPGQSKEKPEFFEAHSTRSVPQTTAHYSTGSHSTVRRLEPSKSTPFYTPTVPSLVKSKSTEGKLNYIKGGHVATTPNPHRFGSASSGIFIESSVAPKVKPTASASMELDSTYKPVIIGMRHHYDVASSGEFRPPSKSTESRDYLPTTPSPSAASSGPTYLPKSGKSPRVNTGGAAGEDVLLFAPNPVKEESVFRNVQDMLKTMNLLKDQFEDVELNAAAAAPARVGLEIPPSSGPDALVSFAKYFAQEHNETINSLGKKDKSEKVDKTGVQTKIAVKPPLPTIKPSDTTALLTTSENPPAISDNADDIKKSLLSDTTVKKYSNLFGLKSAQGRGAGESDISSGLLSNQTNGTQSEAGSKYQQFPQIGSTGSTIGALAEKPETRKIAQIFSNALSSYLDNPATFRAELAARARPTEPPSTPNFKPVTTTDPSLFSDGTAKYYLPTKGLPEATTPTPNSIAAEINHKFDSTLAPDFSTTTELYEGSTNRVLEFSGELSPPSQDSGEEFLQQQQTQSFVKSRNDLLKDARPQKLVTTHKPTEHPWALKSQTDFLDPLTINDGLMKEQRTSTSSTTTSTSTTASPFAYRVTTPTPSRYEWEDIFRSYDIPRDALPSSSGLQRIANKLFGGLNEQEALHLRNVMAKAEHDRQVLSLLLLLIQTCDDHNGKALERSRKHLLNALIDIDSKTHAGGKTSRQRLTTTTNRIPVTTFRRGGAAAAEYFTSTTPGYTTTTDLPTTTGLGAGSYEETTKFEIRVEDLEETTTTTVPLLEVNSDRRALELLKSLYSLASKFSSRR; encoded by the exons GCAATTCCAAATACAAAATGCGGTGTACGCAGCTCAACTTGTTGTGCG CTTTAATTGTACTGGTAATTCTTGGCTACACAAGCGCAGAATCAAAG TATCGAACTCCAGCCCGGATTTTAGCCAAGCAAACGGGAGCTACTCAATTCGAGGAGGAACGCTATGAGGCCCATACGAACTGCAACGAACACAAGCACCACTTGAAGAAGCGTGCTTCTGATGAGGATGTTGATTACGAGGTGTACCAAGGAGTTGTTGGCCGACCGGGCATCGACTTTCCCATCTACCCACGAATTCCCAAGACCTCGTTCAGCTGCCGTTCATATGGCAACGGCTACTTTGCCGACATGGAAACCGATTGTCAG GTCTTTCATATCTGTGAGGAGGGACGTAAGATCTCGTTCCTCTGCCCTAATGGCACGATCTTTCAGCAGAGCGAGCTCACCTGCGACTGGTGGTTCAAGGTTAACTGCCTGGGATCCTCGGGCTATTACGCAGAGAGTGCAGAGATCCTCAACAAGCAGCGAGTGCATCGCGTGCGTCCTTCTGTTCCCGTGCAGGGATTTAATATCGTGGGCGGAGGGCTAAACATTAAGCCCAAAGTCACCCCAGTTGCTGGACAGGGAAGGTCTGCTGGACCGCGAGCCAATCCCGACAGACGTATCGATTCCACGGAAGATGTGCCCGCCTCAGTGGAGAGTGTGGACTTTGATGATGTGTCTGGCGAGAAGCAGCGCAAGGTTCTACCCAGCATCGATAACAATAGTAACGATCAAGAGAGTCAGATTACTGCGGAGAGCTTCTCATTTGTAAGCGGTTCCGGCAAGCGGAGAACCAATAAGGAGAGCAACCCGAATCGTAACGATGACATCACGGTCCTAAAACCTGCACGTCTCAGGACACCAGTTGCCACCCAGGAAAGGGGAGTCTCCACTGAAAGAGCACGAAATGGACAGCGGGGACAGCATCGTTACAGTGGAAGTGAGGAACACAGCAAAGAGAGGGAGAAGCCCACCCCCGGCCAATCCAAGGAGAAGCCCGAGTTCTTTGAAGCTCATTCCACCCGATCAGTGCCACAAACCACAGCTCACTATTCCACCGGAAGCCATTCCACCGTACGTCGTCTCGAGCCCAGCAAATCGACGCCATTCTACACTCCCACTGTGCCCAGTTTGGTTAAGTCGAAGAGCACCGAGGGCAAATTAAACTACATCAAGGGTGGTCATGTGGCCACAACACCCAATCCTCACAGATTCGGAAGTGCCAGCTCAGGTATTTTTATTGAATCCTCTGTGGCTCCAAAGGTCAAGCCCACCGCTAGTGCCAGCATGGAACTAGACAGCACGTACAAGCCGGTCATCATTGGCATGCGCCATCACTATGATGTGGCTAGTTCCGGCGAGTTCCGTCCCCCATCGAAGTCCACCGAGAGTCGGGATTATCTGCCAACTACACCTTCACCATCGGCCGCCAGTAGCGGTCCAACTTATCTGCCCAAGAGTGGAAAGTCGCCAAGAGTAAACACCGGCGGTGCAGCTGGAGAGGATGTCTTGTTGTTCGCCCCCAATCCTGTGAAGGAAGAGTCTGTCTTCCGCAATGTGCAGGATATGCTGAAAACAATGAATCTCTTGAAGGATCAGTTCGAGGACGTGGAGCTAAATGCTGCGGCGGCAGCTCCCGCTAGAGTTGGCCTAGAGATTCCACCTTCCTCCGGTCCAGATGCCCTCGTTTCATTTGCCAAATACTTTGCACAAGAGCACAATGAAACTATTAATTCCCTGGGTAAGAAGGATAAGTCGGAGAAGGTAGACAAAACTGGTGTTCAAACCAAGATAGCCGTGAAGCCCCCGCTTCCAACTATCAAGCCATCGGACACCACTGCTCTGTTGACCACCTCGGAGAATCCTCCGGCCATTAGTGACAATGCGGACGACATCAAGAAGAGTCTTCTGAGTGATACCACCGTGAAGAAGTACAGCAATCTGTTTGGTCTGAAGTCGGCCCAAGGTCGTGGTGCTGGCGAGTCGGATATTAGTTCCGGCTTACTCTCTAATCAGACCAACGGAACCCAATCCGAAGCGGGATCAAAGTACCAGCAGTTCCCGCAGATAGGCAGCACAGGATCCACCATTGGCGCTCTGGCGGAGAAACCCGAGACACGAAAGATCGCCCAAATCTTCTCTAACGCTCTGTCCAGCTATCTTGATAACCCAGCCACTTTCCGTGCGGAACTGGCTGCCCGAGCTCGCCCTACGGAGCCACCAAGTACTCCCAACTTTAAGCCCGTCACCACAACGGATCCGTCGCTCTTCAGCGATGGAACTGCTAAGTATTATCTGCCCACCAAGGGATTGCCGGAAGCGACCACCCCCACACCGAACAGCATTGCAGCGGAAATAAACCACAAATTCGATTCTACTCTGGCTCCAGATTTCTCCACTACCACTGAGCTTTACGAAGGTAGCACGAATCGCGTCCTGGAATTCTCTGGGGAGCTTTCGCCGCCAAGTCAGGATTCCGGCGAGGAGTtcctgcagcaacagcaaacgCAATCGTTTGTAAAGTCTCGCAACGATCTGCTCAAGGATGCTAGACCTCAAAAGCTAGTTACGACCCACAAACCCACTGAGCATCCGTGGGCACTCAAGTCGCAAACGGACTTCCTCGATCCCCTAACCATCAACGATGGTCTGATGAAGGAGCAAAGAACTTCCACTAGCAGTACCACAACCTCCACCTCTACAACAGCATCACCATTTGCCTACAGGGTGACCACACCCACGCCATCTCGTTACGAGTGGGAGGACATCTTCCGCAGCTACGACATTCCCAGGGACGCACTGCCTTCCAGTAGCGGGCTGCAGAGGATTGCCAATAAGTTGTTCGGTGGCCTTAACGAACAGGAGGCACTGCACCTGCGCAACGTCATGGCAAAAGCGGAGCACGATCGCCAGGTGCTaagcctgctgctgctgctcatccAGACCTGCGATGACCACAATGGCAAGGCGCTGGAGAGGAGCCGTAAGCACCTGCTCAACGCACTAATCGATATTGACAGCAAGACacatgctggaggcaagaccTCCAGGCAGAGAttgaccaccaccaccaaccgCATCCCAGTGACCACATTCCGACGTGGTGGTGCCGCCGCAGCCGAATACTTCACCAGTACCACGCCTGGCTATACGACAACCACGGATCTGCCCACCACGACAGGGTTGGGGGCGGGCAGCTACGAGGAGACCACCAAGTTCGAGATACGCGTCGAGGATCTGGAGGAGACCACGACGACGACGGTCCCTCTGCTGGAGGTCAACTCGGACCGCAGGGCCCTGGAGCTGCTCAAGTCATTATATTCGCTGGCGTCCAAGTTCAGCAGCAGGCGATAG
- the LOC117144233 gene encoding uncharacterized protein LOC117144233 gives MMQVPLQRCSCVLAVLVLLWSGGLAQLQVQAQSGYNYGRPEVANVGGATAGGRLTPAPYPTAPALPLTPAPAPTAYGAGLFPSPAVGFTPSGQATTAFGAPAIVGATNSVNPPRRTSSGGLSTPSSRSGPYGPQASQYGGTPGGSPIRVASGTGDSGDYNDSDGDYSAIPGVPGVDYPIYAQVPRTNFDCAQQPLPGYYADIEAQCQVFHICALNRTYSFLCPNGTVFSQETLVCVWWNQYDCVSAPSLYANNAYIYDYSERSGSNLGTSNANNAYRPAASSSTAFGAPLATAGTLRATGVPQVAGYNSGRGSYPSATPAPTAQSQSPYGAGAVLRPAIVPSTASNRLPPSGAAVGLLATAAGALPESSVAGFGQQQSGGNREYLPPASVGQQRQRGGTNA, from the exons ATGATGCAAGTGCCCCTGCAACGCTGTTCGTGCGTCTTGGCAG TTTTGGTGTTGCTCTGGAGTGGCGGCTTAGCACAGTTGCAAGTCCAG GCTCAAAGTGGGTACAACTATGGGCGACCCGAGGTAGCCAATGTAGGAGGAGCCACAGCTGGAGGTCGTTTGACACCTGCACCATATCCCACAGCACCAGCCCTGCCACTAACTCCCGCTCCGGCTCCCACTGCATATGGAGCGGGCTTGTTTCCCTCACCCGCTGTTGGATTTACGCCAAGTGGACAGGCTACCACCGCTTTTGGAGCACCCGCCATTGTAGGAGCCACAAACTCCGTTAACCCACCGAGAAGAACTTCATCTGGCGGATTATCTACCCCATCATCTCGTAGTGGACCATATGGACCGCAGGCTTCACAGTATGGAGGTACTCCCGGTGGGTCTCCAATCCGAGTTGCTAGTGGAACGGGAGACAGCGGGGACTACAACGATTCCGATGGTGACTACTCGGCCATTCCGGGTGTTCCTGGAGTGGATTATCCCATTTATGCCCAGGTGCCGCGCACCAACTTTGACTGCGCGCAACAGCCCCTACCCGGCTATTATGCGGACATAGAGGCCCAGTGCCAGGTGTTCCATATATGTGCCCTCAACCGGACCTACTCCTTCCTGTGTCCCAATGGCACAGTCTTCAGTCAGGAGACATTAGTCTGTGTGTGGTGGAATCAGTACGACTGCGTTTCTGCGCCCAGCTTATATGCGAATAATGCCTATATCTATGATTACTCTGAGAGAAGTGGCTCCAATCTGGGAACATCGAATGCCAACAACGCCTACCGTCCGGCTGCTTCTTCCTCGACTGCCTTCGGGGCACCTCTGGCCACGGCTGGAACACTTCGAGCTACCGGAGTGCCTCAGGTTGCTGGATATAACTCCGGCCGGGGGTCCTACCCTTCAGCCACGCCCGCCCCAACCGCCCAGTCCCAAAGCCCGTATGGCGCTGGGGCCGTCCTTCGTCCCGCCATTGTCCCGAGCACTGCATCCAATCGATTACCGCCATCGGGAGCTGCTGTCGGCCTTCTGGCCACTGCCGCCGGAGCTCTTCCCGAGAGTTCAGTGGCTGGATTCGGGCAACAGCAGTCCGGCGGGAATAGGGAGTACCTGCCACCAGCTAGCGTTGGACAACAGCGACAACGAGGAGGCACCAATGCATAG